cttcttctttgcaTTCATTACGTTTCTCATGACTTATTATTACACTGTTggggaatgaaaaaaaaatgtcaattccATTTCCTTCCCATTAAATTGTCGCATTTGTGAACctttacaaaaactaattaaattaatcggAATCAGATgcgagagaaatatttttttatttcatttcacttttaattttttattttactttaattctcTGTATTTTCAGAagatgaaaaaacaatttttgaatgcTTGATAGCGGCCTTTTTTTCCCCCATTTCGagcgaaaattcatttttaatggctcatcttatttcatttaatttttaataacttatgacATAGAGCGttgacagaaaatttaaaaaaaagaagagaaattcttttagcgtaatttttaaagattgttgtggttgaaataagtatttcaaaagtacatcgaaatttatattcttcaaaaaacgtaaaaaaaagggttatttattttttacaaaactaatgAAGTTAAGCCAAAACTTATTCCTGTTTAACATtatatatacaagaattttaaaaatagtctgcTAACATCTGATGACcgtttttttatcatgtttcattgttttgtagagtggaatttatttaaattatatgatcCGATATTTGTAAGAATATCCCACACtcaaaaaatctctaaaatgttaagtaattttttatatttgattttaacttatttgaTTTTCGTCAAATTGAGAGACATTTGTGTTTTTATCTCATTTAGAACTCTAATATTTAGTAACTGTAATGAATTCAATTCAACGTGTGTTATCTAAACaacttattattatactttcaaATGGTGAAAAATGGTCgtgtttttatcttatttagaGCTTATAATTTCGTCTCAGTTTTGCTCTTAGTAATTTCGTcttctttcttattttgatttccacggatgctgaaaaaaaaatgtttttctttctattttattcttcgACTgcttttggttaaaaaaaaattttaagccatCAAGATTCTAATAAAGTCAATAACGTCAAGACTCtacataatgaattttttttcaaattacaaatatatatatatatatatatattttttttttccaattatatgtaattttccCCTCTGTATTCTGGTAAGTTTGAACACTGCTAAAANtatatatatatatatatataaatcacaTTGCATCATTTTGCAAATTATGCAACAATGCAAcaatataatagtataatattaCTAGATATTATACCAtacatagttataaaataatatagtatgctaaaaaaatatcttactatATATCGCAATatatagtattataaataataataatatttagtaatatgaTAGGCAAGACTCTTTCATGGTGAggagaaaattaatatacattttatttatcgtGTGCAGATTTGaatgaagaagaatattcttCGTAAGAAATGAGTGTTGTTATAAATGAGAGAAAGTCTGTTGAAGGTCCTTTTCTATTTCTGTCCTTCTACCACAAGATTTTTCTGTATTGTTCTCTCCTCTTTGGCAACACTCCCGActcttttgttatatttttgctCCACTGAATTGGCAGAGACTAAGGTGACCTTTATTCCACTTCTTCAGAAACGTGATCTCATCTTTTatcacaaaatagaaaataagtaGCATTTAATTATCTTgcataatcattttataacacGAGTTCAATTGAAgcttttcatttcttatattttataataacatttgcTCATTAAACCTTAAATTTGAGCAGAATGcatttttgattcataaaatttatttaaaaaattgtatctttacatttttaattttcaagaattatttgaCTGGGATTCTGCTAAGTTTTGAGTTTTGTAAGTGTACACTCAAATGACGTAGCTTGGAGCCATGTAAAAGAATTCTTATATTCTTAATAGTCCAATTTTAAGTTCATTATTAGGACAAGTCatgcaaaataagaaataatttaaaaaaatacagatatgtatattttggatgaaattataattggagaaatgtatttaataattacttgcGAAAGCTTTTTGGTTTACTTCTTTGGTTCCTCAGATAtagtgaaatttgaaaaacatttaaatttcattaggggaataaaatatcaaatttatatatcaTATTATCATCATTATATATCATaagaatcatatttaaattttacttctcaaaatataaagattGTTTGTTATTACCTCAAAATTtggtcaaaagttatttaaggtgtCCGTTTCTTCATTCTGAAAGGAATCTTTGAAAGgaatagaaataatttcatattgatGGTCGTATGAAACTTACCGTTAGAAGACTTCAtcatgaagatttttaaaaatataaatgcttaagTAAAAGTGTTTGTGAAGAAAAGAACTTGCGCACACTTATAATGTTAATGCTTATCTAAATATCTCAtcctaacttttaaataaacataaaacattgCTTATTATAACATATTTGCTAAATAACCACCTTTGACCTCAATGTATAATTGTAAACGTAATAGtagtaaatgtatatttaaaattatctaatggCCCATAACTCACTTTATCATGCGCAAAGCTATTTATGGAAATGCCATCCTATTATGAGCTTTAGCTCAAAATTTCCGAGCAATTTTATGATGgatcaaacaaaaacaaatcaaatgaaCTTAAGTCTGGTAAATGGGGTGGCAATTTCTGTGCTGTAAAAGTCGAAAAATGTATTGGTCGTGAGTATCTTCTGCTCTGTTTGTTGGAGCATAATCCTATTGGAAAGTCCATTTTAGGTTTTAGATTTCTTTATGATATTTCTAGCCGAggagcttattttttttcatgaatttctgATATATTGTGAcataaatatttggttttaaattttatccaagttattttttgtcattctatatttttgaagccTGATTGTATATTTCAACAATTATGTAGCTCAGttgtgcttttttcttttttgaaagattagcatttatttgataatttaatttttttttgtattttaggtTTATCAATACATGTTTCTTCTCCCATGCACTCATAATATTCATTGCATCATTTATTCCTTGATTTCGATATAAagaaatgaacatttaaaagcCGTTGATCATGGATACTTCTTCGAAATACCCTTAAAAAGACTATTTCAAGCAGATAGaatgcattgaaaaatattcgaatGTGTACGTGGGTGTGTGTTCGATATTAAGTGAGAGAAGGGGAGGAATGAGTGAAATGAAGAAAAGATTGTCTCATCCTTACACACTGAGTGAGGTGTCACGCCACTGCCACCCTGACGATTGCTGGATTATAGTGGGCGATCATGTGTATGACGTCACTTCTTTCTTagatcaagtaattttttttctatattcgttattatttattaataaaagaaaagcaagggaacaaaatgaaaaaggtTCTGTAAAGAACTGAATTTGAATGGTAACCaatgtgaaaaacaaaaataaaagtacttacTTAAACTATAGCCAAGAACCTTCCTTATATTAGCATAAAATGACAGAAACTAGACAAGCACATGATTTAATCAATAGGGGAAGAGTTTgaacaagataataaaaaaggtttaaaaaaaacaggtgGGGGAGAATTGGGTGcaagatgtaaaaaatatattaaaatagatttcaaaattatttaaaatggtaacAGGAAGATCATtcactaaattattagaagctAGTGGGCTGCACCCCatgctcgctgacgctcgccaacagccgaaaattgctacgcaatcttatatggtttgaaccaagctcgcttcgctcgctactaacttaggtacattgcaaatgcacaaaattaagaattcaaaacaatcattcaaatccatataacaactttttaaaaaaaaaaaaaaattagtattttaggAAAACTTTTctctatataacataaaatcgTAATGGTCTGACaccgttttccattgttgtcggttcatttttattggccggaaaatcacgtggtaggatccagtttttctccattcatttccatattgtttaggTTGTCATCAACAGATCACacttggtgagaatgctctatctggttatttcagtttccgtttttaaaagcgctatatgttgagccacctcatctagatttggcatgtgacatttttagcggcaatcagtGGTCGATTTTCTAGTATTGTCATTCgaggagttgtaatgaggcttttttgtcgccgtgtaagagaaatatatatagagagattTTAATGAAACGATTCAATGTCAAACGTCGGTAGATCTAGAACCGTGTTGAATGATTTTAGTAGAAGAAAACTCGTACCTATGATTGATGGAGTGATTCAACTATAGTATATGTCCATTTCTTTACCTTAAATTGTGCTTTATTCATATGCAGCACCTCCTTTGGATTCACTGAATTTATCATGAATCTTGTAAAAGCTCAGAATAGTTAGGATAAGTTGACGAGCAGTTCACTCAAtcgtttctttaattaatatatgtttttttcagaATCTTTGCCAATcgaggaagaaacaaaaatactatCGAAATTTTTGAATGAGTCAGGAAAGCGAAACTAAAGACATCAAAACCAATAGATGCCTAATGAAATTTAGTGccgcaaattataaaattttttataattttgatttcgcTTTCCTTAGTAGTGTTTTGTTAACACTGGGCTTTCGTCTATTCTTTCCCAacggaaatattaatttgcgttCCCttatgtacataatttttttctaaagaaacatATATTACTGAACACACTTGAATGACAttgaatgtagaatttaatgGAAGAAAGAACAGtacggaaaattaaaaattaaaaaatccaacTGACTTTTGATACAATAATCGGGTTACCACTTGGCCTTAATGGTTTGAGGACCTTAAACTTAAACATggaaattaattagtgcaagtGATAgttaaagttatgaaatcagacacaaaagtgTACATTCTacgaatacataaaaaaaattttcatatggaTTTGGATTCTTCACTTTCAACATATTGAgggtaaatgtaattttatttcattttgtaaccCTTGTTGAACTGCCGTCCCAATATTTGAGTTTACGATTgccaatgtttaactccattagccttgtaaatttgaacccaaaccagaaaACACttaaactcctggatcaagtaatggaagaaatttgccttcgttgaagactttttgatggaactaacttctatttgcgttgcatggattggaaaaacatcaaaaccaccAACAGTATTAACcctaacggcaagggaactttaactcatgatccgtctaccactgaggatattttacgtccaCACTGTGTTCGGTTTGAACTGAGTGCTGAATTCATTTTGACCAGACATCGCTGGGATTCTAAGACGGGCGTCTCCTTTCGAGGctagtgctctatcccctgagccaccgcgactCGGGAAATGTAATTTGTATGTATGtatttgtaatttgtatttgtatttgGAAATGGAAACGCAATTGTCCTAGAAGTTTGGTCAGGAAGACAGTTGAAAGTTTATATTCCTTAATGTCAATATCTCTTTTTTCCATATTACACTCTCGAGAAATTTCAAACCGAACTTTTgtatacagttataaaattcgtttatctaaagataattccttttaaaaaaattattttaatatttattatttattttatttaataatagcagaaaaatttttgaaatttaagacatactaattttaacgtaaaattatataagacaaacgaattttataatcgtaggcagaaattttaacattcacTGTGGAAGTTCTTGAGACATagcaaataatgcaaaataataaaatttatattaaaagatcCTAACTTTTGGCTGCTTTCCTGATCAATTGGGACCCTGAAATCcccctccccccaaaaaaaaatcgaaaaatatttatttatgttatttaaattgtcaTGCGCTAATTAATGAGCATATTTCAGATAATGCCCTCGAACCACTATGATTGAGTCCTAGTGCACAAAAATCGAATAATGAGATTCAAATATATTCTAAgcctttagttttttttactttgcgtAGTATATACTGCGAGGAAGCccgaaatttctaaattaaaaacaaattcagcaATCAATTATACGTATGGGaaggtgataaaaaaaagacagtttttattaaaatgtccaTTAACTAATTccttaagttaattattattttcttaaacttatgtTTCTCTGTTCTAGCACGATTATACTCGAATGACAATAAAAAacgaatgttttatttttgtttctgaaacaGCATCCGGGTGGTAAAGATGTGTTGATAGAACAAGCTGGTAGAGATGCAACACTCGCCTTCTTTGGTGCTGGACATCACGAGGGCACTTTCCAGCTACTGGAACCCTTCTGCATCGGCATCTTGGTACAGGTTAGTCATACAGAGTTTCATTTGTCTCGTCACTCAGCTGCTTCTCTCTGCAAACCTGCTTCTGCAATGAGAAGCAGGTCTTCATATTATCGTAAACTCCTTTGTTGAAATTGAATattgtaaattctttttattgtagCAATTTGCCGCATTCTGTTATTCTGACTGACCGAAAAGGTTTATATTTTCAAGTGAATATCAGCATAATCCATTTATAACCATCCAAAGTACAATAAAAGTCCGTCATAACGACAATTCATAACAGCTGATAAAATTGTCGTTATAAGCAAAGCTTGTCGTTTTAATCAAACAGTATTAATGGAATGGAATCaaggccggattaacctataggcacactagacacgtgcctagggcctacgaaattcaggggcctacgaaaaacttgggagaaaaaaatttgttggcaaaagtaatttagctttaaaaacaacaagtgtattttgcacaaaattatgaagatacaaataaaaatataatatttttcggtaataaattattttgcagaatcttatgatgtaatatacaacttttttgggatttttggattcggcagtatgtcggtattgcagataaagttcgataaacaaatttgaaaattaaaatccatattaataaaaatgtaaaaaaaaaaaatatgccagaaaattttagcatatattttgaaaagaggggaggagtgggggaaggaggggagggcccaaaaacggctatgcctagggcctacgaaaggtataatccggctctgaaTGGAATAGACATCTCTTTTTCTATAAACAActatttcgatttaaaatagATTGTCTTCGTCCACAGAATTACACTTAGCTCTACTTTACGGAATGAAAAAATGTCTACTACAGGAATATTTAAACAGCAAGTCCCGAATTGTAACAAGCTTTTGCAAAAAGAATATGAAGTGAAGTGCAACTTTATTGATAACACTGAacgttgttttaaattgttataaaacatGGAAATAAAGGGTCATTAAAGAAGAGTAGTAAAAAAAGGTGCTTTCTTTGGAAGTGCGAGGCAGGGTTAATAAAAGACAGAGAAACCCTGCCCATCTCcaagagaactttttttttgttatgataaCTTAGCCGGTGGTCACCAAcacattgttttataaaatgaaggGGGCTAAAATTGTGAGAAGGTAATAATGATATACGTATTTCTGTATTAATGCCAGAAATAAGGTCTTAAAGGTATCGCTCTACCCCCGCAGAGGGTTTACGTAAGCATCATTTGATGAACTCTGTGCGTGTACGAAATTGTAGAAAGCACTCAAGAGCTTCCACGTAGCGAAAGTGCGTATTCGAAGGGAGCACGAAAAACTCGATTCGCAGACAGGGTTGCCATATGCAGTATTGTCAATACTACTGTagtattttttcaccaaaaatagGGATGTAGTatttttcatagtattttttttatttaaaaaaagtggtatgtttttgtttatttttctttttacaattcttAAATCAAAGAGAAGAAGCGCCACTCtagttttgaactaaaaaacaagttttaaaatacgcCAACCGTTCGTTTTCTTCTAGTCACTCCATCTAGTGatgatttcgaaaaataaaagatgcagtattttttatttttacattctgGCAACCCTAGTCCCACTCTACAAGGCTAACGCACGGAGATCAAACCCGGGTCCAGGAGAGCTGCCGTCAGTAAGACGGCCTCGATCCACTGGCCCCGATCTGTAACCGGATGTCTGAACAACAAACCCTACTTTATCGATTAtaaatttacatcaaaattacACTAAAGTGATAAAAAGTCCGGAGTCTAGTTTGAACACCAAGTACAGAAAATCTGTAGAAACTTTTGTGACTGAATATGGAAATGATGCACGCATGGCAGATTCTTGTACTCTTTTTATGCTTGCATGTCAactgttaatttaataatcattatatttttctttctttttttcagcatGAGAGAATTCGCAGTAACGTATCCCAAGAAGTTGTAGTGGCAGATTGACCtccaactttttatttatattcacatTTCATCATTCTTTCTTCATTGAAAAAAGTGCATGTGTTCAATTTCTTCGAATTTTCTTCACGGACTAAAGCACGAACATTCAATTCCTCTCATTTTCTTCATTGAAAATCCTACCTCATTTTCTTCGCTGAAAATAAGTGCAAGTGTTCAATTCCTcatcattttgttttcattgaaaaaagatGCCTTGGAGACACTCTTAAACCACGTGACGAACAAATTAGAGAGATGGTGAAGTAATTAAAGAGCTGCATGGATGAAGGTTCTAATGGACCTAATAGCAAATTTGAGTCAAAAAGTCATcgataataataagaaataaaaatcatagttGGCCTCAAGCTGCTATATggagaaatcttaaaattactCGCGCTTATTTAAACTGTTCGCTTCGTACCATTCTCACTCTGGGCATTTTAAACTGCCGTAAAAAGGCAGGTTTAATAAGATTACTCATTGACTGTTTGTTGCCGAATGAAATACTCTTCAATTATGAGAACATGTGCTTTTTACTAACTTCCTCCTCTGAGATGACAGAAATTTAACTGCATGAGAAAATATATGAACGTTCAATAGTTAAATAAGATCATTCTCCGAGAAGTCTCAGTTTTTGTTCCTAAACGTCACATATCTATTCGCATATCATCCTTATTTCTTCATTGAAAAAAGTGAATGTGTTCAATTTCCTCTAATTTTCTAAAGCACAAACAGCCTctcattttcttcattaaaatgtcGCCTCATATTCAATTATACATTGAACCATTCTTTGATCATTGAAGACACTTACACTGGACATAACTGGACACGTGAAGTTTCAATTTGACGATAAACGtacttctttaaaatgtaattttatttaaataaaaatattttatctgtatTAAAGTTTCTATGTGTGTCACTGTTGAATTTCTTACAGGTCATGTTAAGCTTATGAttcttattacaaatttttttttaataagctgtAGTATATGCGAACAAATTCTATGTACTCAGCAGGTctcataaaaatgcatttttttttatctcttatacGATGCAATGCAtatttagttcaaaagttaactgtaaaatattaatcaggTGCAAAAATACGGAGTATTCATCAATACTCGtctttaactttcattttcagaatccttgtcaaaaaggAAGTGAAAAAACATATGCTCATTATAGGTTATTACGAATCCAATATATAagcaagtaaaaaaacaaacacacgatcaaaatttaataaaattgtttgcaaaaaaagaCGAGACTGAACATCCAAataagtttgattaaaaaaaaagagaagagttAAAGGGCTGTTATTAGAAACATCTTCAAGTCTTCATCTAAACAAACTGCTGAACTAACTTCATCTAGTCAAACATCTTCAACGATCAAATtgattttgtcttatttttcaATCCGCCTTCTTCAGCTGTGATTTGTCTCACTATTAGCCCTCCAATCTAATATGTGGCCACGTAGTGCGAGTCAGTTTTTCTTCGTATTATCATTTACGATATATCTTAGATTGCCGTCAGTAGCCAATTAATGTAGCTTTAGTGAGACGCTTACGTATAATGTGCGGCTTTGAGTTTAAGTTAGattgaaaacaagaaaagagAAGAGCTTAAAGGCTGTTATTAGTAGCATTTTCAAGTTTCTTTATCGATCAAATtaattctgttttgtttttcatccCGCCTTCTTCAGTTGTGATTTGTATCACTATAATCCCACCTATCTAATATTTGACCATGTAGTGCGCGTCAGTTTTGCCTTCGGATTATCATTAACGATGTATTGACATCAATAGCCAATTAATGTAGCCTAAGTGCTACGTTAACGCCTAATGTGCGATCAAACCAGTTGTCATTCCATTTTTCTTAGCTTTACAATCCCTAATGCACAGtgcaaaatacaaattgaaaCGAAATCGGTAAAACAGTTCCTGACTaatattaaatctaatattaaaaaaatcgttatatttattaatcaaattttttaacaactatttaatcaatttctttgtattttttcatttaaaatttcattctctaAATTATGCTAAAATTCGTATATCttataattcacatttttttccgactatcactaaattaaaaaaaaattaatactaattaaaataattttttactaggAAATTATCTTTCgaaaaacgaattttgtaaCTGTGTACAAAATTTTTCCGTTGTTTAGTTCTCGAAGTTTAACGAAACacgcaagaagtaaaattaatattgaggggtccaaactttcaaTAATTCTCCTGATCAAACAATCGGTTTCATATTTCACAGTTTGCGGTGATCCTAatattttgaggatcagaaatttaattctatcGAAAGAAATCTAtgcttatttagagaaagtaagtttttgtgtcaaatttcgtaacttaacatatcattttcattaacttattagcatttttgaggTCAACCCCGCTGAATCCTGAAGATTGAGTActtgaaaatccgattattggatcaaaatttattcaggatgtttctttatttttttgttcactgTACGATTGGGATGTCTCTTAGCTGTTACAATATTCCCAACAACATACCTTGGCCCCAGTTTGGCTCAAAATTGGCTCAATACGGGTCCTACATGAACATGTTCcgagggaccaatattgggatgtctagattttttaatattggtcctacgCAGCATCAATATCGGCCTATATAGCACTACTATAGGACTTATATTGTctgaataatgattataaaatatcgggtgaatctgaaaattctatatagggctgatattggttttaaagtggcagtaaaatatcgggtgaatttgaaaattctatatagggctCAATAAAAAGTGGcagtaaaatatcgggtgaatctgaaaATTCTATGTAGGGCTGATATTGGTTTTAAAGTGGCACTAAAATATCGGGTGAGTCTGAAAATTCTATGTAGGGCCGATATTGGTTTTAAAGTGGcagtaaaatatcgggtgaatcttaaaattctatatagggcccaTGTCGGAAAAATAAAGACCCTTTGAACccttattgagccaagattcgTGAATGTTGGTCCAATGTGGGcgcaagttattttgctgctagggaCTGATGTTCTCACTCCCTGAACTTGTTCCAAGCAATACTAAAACAGATTATCCACTGGATTTGCACAATTACAGAATAATCATCATTCACCATGAAGATGGAACActtgttgaaaaattaagaattattatgttttttttaataacaacaatttttattaggGAACCACAACGAACAATTTAAGtagaattaaaacttaaagtatTGTTTCCTGAAAAtggatttagtaaaaattttgcatatttgatTGTCTCAGGAAACGATCTgttaaatacattgtttgccATTTTCATCATTTGTGAGAAAATTATTGCATTCTTGCATTAGTTTTTACAGCATCATTcacaagttttgttttttttccttgcataacaatccaaaaaaaaagtctgatacAAAATCTCGTAAAATTCTTAtaccgaaaattaaaaaacacaataaaaaatcatgatttgtgaagaaaaaaattacttttgtgcaaaatttattgctttgatgattttttttcttctttaccttagcaagttaaaatttcttatttagttcAACTATTGCCATATTTGTTTCATCTATAGTTGAATCATCATAGCTATTTGATAAGGGTAAAGCTATAGTTCAGAGAGCTATATGTAATGTTTTActgctttctttaaaagttattttagagaaagcagtaaaatccctttccctttttgtttgcatttgaaacgaaaaactcagactAAATTAGCGGATTTTATAAGtaacaattaaacttaagaacgcatgtggtaatgtacgtttaaaattacttttataataaatgcagctgtaattttatgcataaatttaccatattttaagttaaaaatttatgcagcatgatagtgtaacgcTGGATAATtctttgctctattcttgctttacatgcagatttcttttatggttaagatttataaaataaatagtagattcTAGTTTACAGGATAAAGGTgcatcaattgctattttaattatgtctagtgtttatgaatttaaaaccctTTTTGTgctgtttaagtatttcaaaaggtgattttctattttatgatttttccatataacgaacttattatcggaatttagcgacttcgttaaatagaggtccggcTGTGTAtctctggaggtactgaattggGGATTGATCGTtatctggttcaggtcaaaattatgatctgtggatgaatgaatggatgtattaATGGGGCTGTGATATAAACGAgatgtgacgtgtgtgtggttGAAGTCATATTCTTGGCCATGAACGGCGCCActgaaaaagaaacaagaaaGATACTCTGTGTCTTAAATTCGCTAGGTTTCACAaagcaggcttgctgatattggcaagtggcattagaaacaacaacatcctatttaatgttcaattttgtacaatatatgtataaaaatagaaGCAGAAAATCTAAGCCAAAACGAAACTTGCAacctttatatttctttatataatagTTTCACAGATAAAATGTGTATACATGTGATTTTAGCATCAACGTTCATGTCGATTAAGGGAAGTAGAAGAAGTCTATACCACAGATTGGTCAGAATCACAGAATCTGGtatattataat
Above is a window of Parasteatoda tepidariorum isolate YZ-2023 chromosome 5, CAS_Ptep_4.0, whole genome shotgun sequence DNA encoding:
- the LOC107450476 gene encoding cytochrome b5, whose translation is MSEMKKRLSHPYTLSEVSRHCHPDDCWIIVGDHVYDVTSFLDQHPGGKDVLIEQAGRDATLAFFGAGHHEGTFQLLEPFCIGILVQHERIRSNVSQEVVVAD